In Flammeovirgaceae bacterium 311, one DNA window encodes the following:
- a CDS encoding hypothetical protein (COG0577 ABC-type antimicrobial peptide transport system, permease component) codes for MLKNYIKIAIRSLWRSKAFSAIDIFGLAIGIASCLVIMLFVEHELSYDRFHEKADRIVRVIFRGSVQGEQMNEAHVMPPVAQALLQDYPEVEEATRLRPMGTPKISYGDKTFRKNTFAFADSNLFQVFTLPLLKGDPATALDRPNTLVISASTARDYFGNEDPMGRVLQFVDAREQFTITGVMADIPANSHFHFDMLGAMATFQPARNPSWMESEFYTYLVLPEGYDYKQLEAKLPQVVEKYMGPQLQKAMGISLAQFREAGNDLGLFLQPLTSIYLHSDLMTALEPGGDIQYVYIFAAIALFMLLIACINFMNLSTAGASKRAREVGVRKVLGSGKGQLVGQFLIESILLSLLALLLALVIVKLALPFFNELSGKSLSLHILDKPWILPGLLLFGLFVGVLAGSYPAFFLSSFKPVSVLKGAASSAAGAPGKGSWSLRSGLVVFQFCISIVLIIGTTVVYQQLQYIQNKKLGYDKEQVLVLPETWLLGGQAEVFRQQLLQDPRIQYVSTSGYLPAGPSYNNNFMVYPDDDVSQQVKTLRYDVDDQYIPTLGLRMVAGRNFSPQFGTDSTGIILNETAAAAFGWGNDALGKTLTTSNNQGNKHHFKVIGIVGDFHFRSLHERISPLVMVLGNANGSVIAKVNTEQIGGLLADVEEKWTALVPGEPFEYSFLDDRFNQTYESERKAGQILGIFAALTIFVACLGLFGLATFTAEQRTKEIGIRKVLGADVSSIVALLSKDFLKLVLLAALIAFPIAWWAMHQWLQDFAYRIDVPLWAFITAGIVAAMVAFLTISYQAINAATTNPIHNLRNE; via the coding sequence ATGCTTAAGAATTATATAAAAATAGCCATCAGAAGCCTCTGGCGAAGCAAGGCTTTTTCAGCCATCGACATTTTTGGGCTGGCCATAGGCATTGCAAGCTGCCTGGTAATTATGCTTTTTGTAGAGCATGAGCTGAGCTACGACCGCTTTCATGAAAAAGCAGATCGTATCGTGCGGGTTATATTCCGCGGATCGGTGCAGGGCGAGCAAATGAATGAGGCACACGTAATGCCACCTGTCGCACAGGCACTCCTGCAGGATTATCCGGAGGTAGAGGAAGCCACCCGCTTACGCCCCATGGGTACGCCCAAGATCAGCTATGGGGACAAAACTTTCCGGAAGAATACCTTCGCTTTTGCAGACTCCAACTTATTTCAGGTGTTTACACTTCCCCTGCTGAAGGGTGATCCGGCCACTGCTTTAGATCGGCCTAATACGCTTGTTATTTCAGCATCTACTGCCCGCGATTACTTTGGGAACGAAGATCCTATGGGCAGGGTGCTGCAGTTTGTAGACGCCAGGGAGCAGTTTACCATTACCGGAGTAATGGCTGATATCCCTGCTAACTCACATTTCCATTTCGATATGCTGGGGGCGATGGCTACTTTTCAGCCCGCCAGAAATCCCAGCTGGATGGAATCAGAGTTTTACACCTACCTGGTGCTGCCCGAGGGCTATGATTATAAACAGCTGGAGGCCAAGCTACCCCAGGTGGTAGAAAAATACATGGGCCCACAACTACAAAAGGCCATGGGCATCAGCCTGGCACAATTCAGAGAGGCCGGTAATGATCTTGGCCTGTTTCTGCAACCGCTCACCTCTATTTACCTGCATTCAGATTTAATGACTGCCCTTGAGCCAGGCGGCGACATTCAGTATGTGTACATTTTTGCTGCCATCGCCCTTTTTATGCTGCTGATTGCCTGTATCAACTTTATGAACCTTTCTACGGCAGGTGCCAGCAAAAGGGCTCGTGAGGTAGGGGTGCGTAAGGTGCTTGGATCCGGCAAAGGCCAGCTGGTAGGTCAGTTCCTGATAGAATCTATACTGCTAAGCCTGCTGGCCCTGCTGCTGGCGCTTGTTATTGTAAAACTGGCACTGCCTTTTTTTAATGAATTATCGGGCAAAAGCTTAAGCCTGCATATTTTAGACAAACCCTGGATACTACCCGGACTGCTCCTGTTTGGCCTTTTTGTTGGTGTGTTAGCAGGTAGCTACCCGGCCTTTTTCCTTTCTTCTTTTAAGCCGGTTTCTGTGCTGAAGGGCGCTGCATCGTCGGCGGCTGGTGCACCTGGCAAAGGCAGCTGGAGCCTGCGCAGCGGGCTGGTAGTTTTCCAGTTTTGTATTTCTATCGTCCTCATTATTGGTACCACCGTGGTATACCAGCAGCTACAGTACATTCAGAACAAAAAGCTGGGTTACGACAAGGAGCAGGTGCTGGTGCTGCCAGAAACATGGTTACTGGGCGGGCAGGCGGAGGTGTTTCGGCAGCAGCTGCTCCAGGACCCCCGCATCCAGTATGTAAGTACCTCTGGCTACCTGCCTGCAGGCCCCTCTTACAACAACAATTTTATGGTTTATCCTGATGATGATGTTTCGCAGCAGGTAAAGACCCTGCGTTATGATGTAGATGATCAGTACATACCAACCCTGGGCTTAAGAATGGTGGCCGGCCGTAATTTCTCCCCTCAGTTTGGTACGGATTCCACAGGCATTATCCTCAACGAAACGGCTGCTGCAGCTTTTGGCTGGGGGAATGATGCCCTGGGCAAAACCCTCACCACCTCCAACAACCAGGGCAACAAGCACCACTTTAAGGTGATTGGTATTGTGGGCGACTTTCATTTCAGATCACTGCACGAGCGCATCTCTCCACTGGTTATGGTGCTGGGTAATGCAAATGGCTCCGTGATTGCAAAGGTTAATACTGAGCAGATAGGAGGGCTGCTGGCTGATGTGGAAGAGAAGTGGACAGCGCTGGTACCCGGAGAACCTTTTGAATATTCTTTCCTCGACGATCGCTTTAACCAGACCTACGAGTCGGAGCGGAAGGCAGGGCAGATTCTGGGTATTTTTGCGGCCCTTACTATTTTTGTTGCCTGCCTGGGCTTGTTTGGACTGGCTACCTTTACTGCCGAGCAGCGCACCAAAGAAATAGGCATCCGCAAGGTGCTGGGTGCAGATGTTTCCAGCATCGTAGCCCTTTTATCAAAAGATTTCCTGAAGCTGGTGTTGCTGGCAGCCCTTATTGCTTTTCCCATTGCCTGGTGGGCCATGCACCAGTGGCTGCAGGATTTCGCCTACCGCATCGATGTGCCGCTATGGGCGTTTATTACAGCCGGCATTGTTGCGGCAATGGTTGCCTTCCTTACCATCAGCTATCAGGCCATTAATGCGGCTACCACTAATCCTATTCATAATTTAAGAAATGAATAG
- a CDS encoding hypothetical protein (COG0577 ABC-type antimicrobial peptide transport system, permease component), with protein sequence MIKNYFKIAWRNMLRHKGFSFLNIAGLALGFTACFLIALFIWDEYQFDTFIPEGDRVYRIYNQHTNDQGTEDVAVTTVVIATTLKENFPEVEQTARVMMTSNAKNLFEVGEKKMYQESGMFVDSTFLEVLPIALKYGSPIGALDQPASIIISEEMAERFFGNDDPVGKEIIMDKTPLTVKGVFEKNPKFHLQFESLLPLSLADMPADRMQDWGWEQFYNYVKLKEGADAEAVEAKFQALAEEKIRAMEIEEGSNPSTNKFHFQPLKDIHLHSSTFVYDNAKRGNITYVKAFTFVGIFILLIACFNFVNLATAKSMQRAKEVGVRKTIGADRKQLVFQFLGETIFLTLISIILSLVLTAFLLPWLNEFTGKEISYSVLADPIVLLIFFGLTIIVGILAGLYPALVLSDFRPIKVLKGSAAGGQESGKIPLLRHGLVVIQFSMSVLLIISAIVVYNQVNYLHNKDLGFSKDQIMFFPMRGEKMNSNRDAFKNQLEQIPGVSSVSIGYGFPGDAVAAHGVRVKENGQLVRKPATQLMIDYDYIETLGLEIVAGRPFSEDMSTDMEKAYMINETAVKNFGFGTPENAIGKEITWHVWNDVNPDSLKVGPVIGVVKDFNYKSLYEEVESTVLQIFPDAAWKVAVKMETAQMESSLAQVEAVWNSFSPDYPLEYKFLDDNFEQMYLAEDKLKALLGIFTGLAIFVGCLGLFGLAAFSAERRKREIGIRKVLGASVENIVMLLSKDFVILVLIALIIASPIAWYFMNGWLQDFAYRIDIGWYVFLIAGVAAVSIALITVGFHAIKAATANPVKNLRTE encoded by the coding sequence ATGATAAAGAATTACTTTAAAATCGCCTGGAGGAATATGCTTAGGCATAAAGGTTTCTCTTTTTTAAATATTGCAGGATTGGCCCTGGGATTTACCGCCTGCTTCCTGATAGCGCTGTTTATCTGGGATGAGTATCAATTTGATACATTTATACCTGAAGGTGACCGGGTGTACCGCATCTATAACCAGCACACCAATGACCAGGGAACCGAAGACGTTGCAGTTACCACTGTGGTAATCGCCACTACTCTAAAAGAGAATTTTCCTGAAGTGGAACAAACCGCCAGGGTTATGATGACTTCTAATGCAAAAAATCTTTTTGAGGTAGGTGAGAAAAAAATGTACCAGGAGAGTGGAATGTTTGTTGATTCTACCTTTTTGGAAGTGTTGCCAATAGCTTTAAAATACGGGTCACCAATCGGGGCTCTTGATCAGCCTGCTTCCATCATCATTTCAGAAGAAATGGCAGAGCGTTTTTTCGGAAACGATGATCCGGTAGGTAAAGAAATTATAATGGATAAAACTCCTTTAACAGTAAAAGGCGTTTTCGAGAAGAATCCTAAATTTCATTTGCAGTTCGAATCACTTTTGCCTCTTTCCCTTGCAGATATGCCTGCAGACAGGATGCAGGATTGGGGGTGGGAGCAATTTTATAATTATGTAAAATTAAAAGAGGGAGCAGATGCAGAAGCCGTAGAGGCAAAATTCCAGGCGCTTGCGGAAGAAAAGATAAGAGCAATGGAAATTGAGGAAGGCAGCAATCCTTCCACTAATAAATTTCATTTCCAACCGCTCAAGGACATCCACCTCCATTCCTCGACTTTTGTTTATGACAATGCCAAAAGAGGTAATATTACGTATGTTAAAGCTTTTACATTTGTCGGCATTTTTATTTTACTCATAGCCTGTTTCAACTTCGTGAACCTGGCAACGGCAAAATCAATGCAAAGGGCCAAGGAAGTAGGGGTTCGTAAAACTATTGGAGCCGATAGAAAACAGCTAGTCTTCCAGTTCCTTGGTGAGACTATCTTCCTTACGTTAATCAGCATTATTTTATCCCTGGTCCTAACCGCCTTTCTACTTCCATGGCTCAACGAATTCACAGGAAAAGAAATTAGCTATTCTGTTTTAGCTGATCCCATTGTACTACTCATCTTCTTCGGCCTCACCATCATTGTAGGAATTCTGGCAGGTCTTTATCCTGCACTGGTACTATCCGATTTCAGGCCCATCAAAGTGTTGAAAGGTTCAGCAGCAGGGGGCCAGGAGTCGGGAAAAATACCACTGCTACGCCACGGTCTTGTAGTCATCCAGTTTTCAATGTCGGTTCTACTGATCATCAGCGCAATAGTGGTTTATAATCAGGTGAATTATTTGCATAACAAGGACCTGGGATTCAGCAAAGATCAAATCATGTTCTTTCCTATGCGTGGAGAAAAAATGAATAGTAACAGGGATGCTTTCAAAAACCAGCTTGAACAGATTCCGGGCGTGTCGTCAGTTTCTATAGGCTATGGGTTCCCCGGCGATGCTGTTGCGGCACATGGCGTAAGGGTTAAAGAAAACGGACAGCTTGTGAGAAAACCTGCCACCCAATTGATGATTGACTATGATTATATAGAAACGCTTGGTCTGGAAATAGTTGCAGGACGGCCATTTTCTGAAGACATGAGTACAGACATGGAAAAAGCTTATATGATCAATGAAACCGCAGTTAAAAATTTCGGATTTGGAACTCCTGAAAATGCCATAGGCAAAGAGATAACGTGGCATGTCTGGAATGATGTTAATCCGGATTCCTTAAAGGTAGGTCCCGTAATTGGCGTGGTGAAGGACTTTAATTACAAGAGCCTTTATGAAGAGGTGGAATCGACGGTGCTCCAAATCTTTCCTGATGCAGCCTGGAAGGTAGCCGTCAAAATGGAAACAGCCCAAATGGAAAGCTCTCTGGCTCAGGTGGAAGCTGTATGGAACAGCTTCAGCCCGGATTACCCGCTGGAATACAAATTTCTTGATGATAATTTCGAGCAGATGTATCTGGCCGAAGATAAGTTAAAGGCCCTGCTGGGAATCTTTACAGGCCTGGCAATTTTTGTGGGGTGCCTGGGATTGTTTGGACTTGCTGCATTTTCTGCTGAAAGAAGAAAGCGGGAAATTGGGATCAGAAAGGTGTTGGGAGCCAGCGTAGAAAATATTGTAATGCTCCTCTCGAAAGATTTTGTCATTCTTGTACTGATCGCGCTAATAATAGCTTCCCCAATTGCCTGGTATTTCATGAATGGCTGGTTACAGGACTTTGCCTACAGGATCGATATAGGCTGGTATGTGTTCCTGATTGCCGGAGTGGCTGCCGTAAGTATAGCTTTGATTACAGTTGGTTTTCACGCGATCAAGGCGGCCACAGCTAATCCCGTGAAAAATTTAAGAACCGAATAA
- a CDS encoding antimicrobial peptide ABC transporter permease (COG0577 ABC-type antimicrobial peptide transport system, permease component), with translation MLRNYLKIIFRNLIKHKTFSLINVIGLAVGMASFIMITLWIRHELNFEQFHSQKDQLYRVYTNIKEEGRVLTGNTTPVPLAEVLKNDFPEIDKVCRTSWITNHLFQVEDNKITAAGIFTEPEFLNMFSFPLLKGDPATVLSDVHSIVVTEDFAFELFGNEDPINKMIRLDNKDNFKVTGVLKNIPDNTSFYFKYLLPYANFRKSMPWAENNWTANAIHTYVALTPETSVSSVQAKIQDLPGRHGEENVALLLHPLTKWHLYSRFEDGKVTGGRIEVVHFFGIIAVLILVIACINFMNLSTVRSEKRAKEVGVRKCIGASKKHLVYQFLGESVLLAFIAGLLALTIVVVSLPLFNELMSISFSIDYGEAYLWGVFVFFILLTGAAAGIYPAFYLSSVRPVSALKGTFRRSQASLSFNKALVILQFTFGIVLIVTSIVIQKQIQHAQQRDSGYDKNRLIYTQYFGDLKKNYPLLKRELLSSGLASSVTQTSSPITELWDTSAKLDWKGKEPGHMVNFNLLCADEDLVETIGLELVAGRDFNLKKFSTDSVSCLLNESAAKVMGFQDPLGQVIKSDGTNWKVVGVVKDFVLASPYATTEPLVILGAKSWFHVVHIKLNQDMPLAESLEKTEKIVKSYNPSYPFEFSFVDDAYALKFSDEKRVAKLAGLFTGLSIFISCLGLFGLAAYAAEQRTREIGIRKVLGATEQSIVLLLSKDFIKLVLIAILIASPIAWYFMSQWLQDFAYRIDISWWIFALAGLSAIAIALITVSFHAIKAALRNPVRNLRTE, from the coding sequence ATGTTGCGGAACTACCTCAAAATCATTTTCAGAAACCTTATCAAGCATAAGACTTTCTCCCTCATCAATGTCATTGGTCTGGCAGTGGGGATGGCAAGTTTTATAATGATTACCCTCTGGATCAGGCATGAATTGAATTTTGAGCAGTTTCATTCTCAAAAGGACCAGTTGTATCGGGTATATACCAATATAAAGGAGGAGGGAAGAGTATTAACCGGTAATACTACACCTGTGCCCCTTGCAGAGGTTCTTAAAAATGATTTTCCAGAAATAGATAAGGTCTGCAGAACAAGCTGGATTACCAACCATCTTTTTCAGGTGGAGGATAACAAGATTACTGCTGCGGGTATCTTTACAGAACCGGAGTTTCTGAATATGTTCAGCTTTCCTTTGCTAAAGGGAGATCCTGCAACAGTACTAAGTGATGTTCATTCCATTGTTGTTACCGAAGATTTTGCCTTTGAGCTTTTTGGCAATGAGGACCCCATCAATAAGATGATCCGCCTCGACAACAAGGATAATTTCAAGGTGACCGGGGTGCTGAAAAATATACCTGACAACACCTCCTTCTATTTCAAATACCTGCTGCCTTATGCAAATTTCAGGAAGTCCATGCCATGGGCAGAAAATAACTGGACTGCAAATGCTATCCACACTTATGTAGCCCTCACCCCAGAGACTTCTGTAAGCAGCGTTCAGGCTAAGATACAGGATCTACCGGGCAGGCATGGCGAGGAGAATGTTGCTTTGCTTTTGCACCCGCTTACTAAATGGCATTTATACAGCAGGTTTGAAGATGGTAAAGTTACAGGCGGGCGCATTGAGGTGGTTCACTTCTTCGGTATTATCGCCGTACTGATCCTGGTGATTGCCTGTATCAACTTCATGAATCTTAGCACAGTCAGGAGTGAAAAGCGGGCAAAGGAAGTTGGGGTTAGAAAGTGCATTGGAGCCAGTAAAAAACACCTTGTTTACCAGTTTCTGGGAGAATCCGTGTTATTGGCTTTTATAGCAGGGCTACTGGCACTCACTATAGTTGTTGTAAGCCTGCCGCTTTTCAACGAGCTGATGTCTATTAGTTTTAGCATTGACTATGGAGAGGCATATTTGTGGGGGGTATTTGTTTTTTTTATCCTGCTAACTGGTGCGGCAGCAGGTATTTATCCTGCCTTTTATTTGTCTTCCGTCAGGCCTGTCAGCGCACTTAAAGGTACATTCAGAAGAAGCCAGGCCTCCTTATCCTTCAACAAGGCCTTGGTTATTCTTCAGTTCACCTTTGGAATTGTGCTGATTGTAACAAGCATCGTGATCCAAAAGCAGATACAGCACGCCCAGCAAAGAGACAGTGGTTATGACAAGAACAGGCTCATTTATACCCAGTATTTTGGCGACCTGAAAAAGAACTACCCGCTCCTAAAAAGAGAACTGTTGAGCTCCGGACTGGCCAGCTCGGTTACTCAAACCAGTTCTCCCATTACTGAGCTTTGGGACACTTCAGCCAAACTGGACTGGAAAGGAAAAGAGCCAGGTCATATGGTGAATTTCAACCTGTTGTGTGCCGATGAGGACCTGGTGGAGACTATAGGACTAGAGCTGGTTGCAGGTAGGGATTTTAATTTAAAAAAGTTTTCGACTGATTCTGTATCGTGCTTGCTGAATGAATCTGCTGCAAAAGTCATGGGGTTTCAGGACCCGCTTGGACAAGTGATCAAAAGTGATGGAACAAACTGGAAGGTGGTGGGTGTGGTTAAGGATTTTGTGCTGGCATCGCCGTATGCTACAACTGAACCACTGGTAATCCTTGGGGCAAAGAGCTGGTTTCATGTGGTTCATATTAAACTGAATCAGGATATGCCTCTCGCAGAAAGCTTAGAAAAGACTGAGAAAATTGTGAAGAGCTATAATCCTTCCTATCCCTTCGAATTCAGCTTTGTGGACGACGCCTATGCCCTTAAGTTTAGCGATGAGAAAAGAGTAGCAAAACTTGCAGGGCTATTTACAGGTCTTTCCATTTTCATTTCCTGCCTGGGGCTCTTTGGTTTAGCGGCCTATGCAGCAGAACAACGCACCAGGGAAATTGGCATCCGCAAGGTGCTGGGGGCTACAGAGCAAAGCATTGTGCTGCTGCTCTCAAAGGACTTTATAAAGCTGGTGCTCATCGCTATCCTCATTGCCTCTCCAATTGCCTGGTACTTTATGAGCCAGTGGCTGCAGGACTTTGCCTACCGCATCGATATCAGCTGGTGGATCTTTGCCCTGGCAGGCTTAAGTGCCATAGCCATCGCACTCATTACAGTGAGCTTCCATGCCATTAAGGCTGCCCTTCGCAATCCTGTCAGAAATCTTAGAACCGAGTAA
- a CDS encoding acidobacterial duplicated orphan (ADOP) ABC-type permease-like protein (COG0577 ABC-type antimicrobial peptide transport system, permease component), which translates to MFRQYLKIAIRNIRKNKGFSLINVVGLSLGLASMMTLVMLVHQYYTTDSFHQDGANIYYLKTFKADGESYNQTTFPLLYEIQKSCPEVVAATHWQRWNDLWLQHNSIEVQETTQYVDSGFFKVFSFPLKEGNAQQALADKYSVVISKNVAEQLFGSEKALGKTIMAADTIPLTVTGVLDDVPVNSSLRAEVLIPLTLLQESEDFKQGADWYNTFAVNYLRLREGADSKLLDQKIAKIVKQFYAEEAKQSIVKVVPFSQQKTEGDPLIGSIITGAIASAVFIVLVMIANLLNLNTALVFSRTKEVAVRRIIGSGKRSIVYQFCIENALLVFASLLLGFFIFSRLLLPQVNSVMSSGFGELQFQWQHDYSLLALLMLVAVLIVLVAGSIPAWYLTSVKVSEAVKGKFIKADSRGWLRNIFITVQFAMAVVLIGVAIVLNSQIQYMKAASLGFNTRDVTVVNLDLAFKDPAQAESRFESIVNELKANPYVKSVSTNPVIPTNYWQNYNTYIDLKTGKEILLRHVPADAGYAETYQIPVVEGRNFNDAIAASEENHVILNKSAVEAFGWTDPIGKQIKGKGGDKVGTVIGVLDDFHYNNLQQAIEPLLHWYGGKPRIGFNRFLSVRLDPDHRQEVMAGLEQDFSQIQSRRSFSYTPMDELVEGQYSLMEGVLKVTNYVALLTVFIAAMGLFGLVALFARQRIKEIGVRKVLGATVLDITALLSRDFLKLVMLAIIIATPIAWFAMHKWLEDFAYRINISWWYFLGAGLLALIIALATVSVQAVKAARANPVKNLRTE; encoded by the coding sequence ATGTTCAGACAGTATTTAAAAATCGCCATCCGGAATATCCGTAAGAATAAGGGGTTTAGCCTGATCAATGTGGTGGGTTTATCCCTTGGTCTGGCAAGTATGATGACTTTAGTGATGCTGGTGCACCAGTACTACACTACCGACAGTTTTCATCAGGATGGTGCTAACATCTATTACCTGAAAACATTCAAGGCTGATGGGGAATCTTATAACCAGACCACCTTCCCGCTGCTGTACGAAATTCAGAAAAGCTGCCCCGAAGTAGTTGCCGCTACACACTGGCAGCGCTGGAATGATCTATGGCTGCAACACAACAGTATAGAGGTGCAGGAAACTACCCAGTATGTAGACAGCGGTTTCTTTAAGGTATTTTCTTTTCCCCTGAAAGAAGGCAATGCGCAACAGGCACTGGCAGATAAATACAGCGTTGTTATCTCCAAAAATGTAGCAGAACAATTATTCGGCAGCGAAAAGGCTTTGGGTAAGACCATTATGGCTGCAGATACCATCCCCTTAACCGTTACAGGAGTACTGGACGATGTGCCTGTGAACTCCAGTCTGCGGGCAGAGGTATTGATTCCTTTAACACTGCTGCAGGAAAGCGAGGATTTCAAGCAAGGTGCCGACTGGTACAATACCTTTGCCGTGAACTACCTGCGCTTACGGGAAGGGGCAGACTCTAAGCTGCTGGATCAGAAGATCGCTAAAATTGTAAAACAGTTTTATGCTGAAGAAGCAAAACAGAGCATTGTAAAAGTAGTACCCTTCAGCCAGCAGAAAACTGAGGGCGACCCGCTGATCGGCTCTATCATTACAGGGGCCATTGCCTCGGCTGTTTTTATCGTGCTGGTCATGATCGCCAACCTGCTCAATCTGAATACAGCCCTCGTGTTTAGCCGTACCAAAGAAGTGGCGGTTCGCAGAATCATAGGATCCGGCAAACGCAGCATTGTGTACCAGTTTTGCATAGAAAATGCCTTGCTTGTTTTTGCTTCGCTCCTGCTTGGCTTTTTTATTTTCAGCCGGCTGCTGCTGCCGCAGGTAAATTCTGTCATGAGCAGTGGCTTTGGTGAGCTGCAGTTTCAGTGGCAGCATGATTATAGTCTCCTTGCCCTTTTAATGCTGGTGGCTGTCCTTATTGTGCTTGTGGCGGGGAGTATTCCTGCCTGGTACCTCACTTCCGTCAAGGTGTCGGAGGCGGTAAAAGGCAAATTTATCAAGGCCGATAGCAGGGGCTGGTTAAGAAATATTTTTATAACGGTGCAGTTTGCAATGGCCGTGGTGCTCATAGGCGTAGCCATTGTGCTGAACAGCCAGATACAGTATATGAAAGCGGCTTCGCTGGGCTTTAACACCAGGGATGTGACGGTGGTAAATCTGGACCTGGCTTTTAAAGATCCTGCCCAGGCAGAGAGCCGCTTTGAATCTATTGTGAATGAGCTTAAAGCTAATCCCTATGTAAAGTCTGTTTCTACCAACCCGGTGATTCCTACCAATTACTGGCAGAACTATAATACTTACATAGATCTGAAAACCGGCAAAGAAATTCTGCTAAGGCATGTGCCTGCTGATGCCGGCTACGCCGAGACTTACCAGATTCCGGTGGTTGAAGGACGAAATTTTAATGATGCGATTGCCGCAAGTGAAGAGAATCATGTAATACTGAACAAGTCGGCGGTAGAGGCATTTGGCTGGACAGATCCAATCGGTAAACAGATTAAGGGCAAAGGTGGAGACAAGGTAGGTACCGTGATTGGTGTACTTGATGATTTTCATTACAACAACCTGCAGCAAGCCATAGAGCCCCTGCTGCACTGGTACGGGGGCAAACCACGCATAGGCTTTAACCGCTTCTTAAGTGTACGGCTGGACCCTGACCACCGCCAGGAGGTAATGGCTGGGCTTGAGCAGGATTTTAGCCAAATTCAGTCACGCAGAAGCTTTAGCTACACGCCAATGGATGAACTGGTAGAGGGCCAGTATTCGCTCATGGAGGGGGTGCTTAAGGTAACAAATTATGTGGCGCTGCTCACCGTGTTTATTGCAGCAATGGGTCTCTTTGGGCTGGTGGCCCTCTTTGCCCGCCAGCGCATTAAGGAGATTGGGGTACGAAAAGTGCTTGGCGCCACTGTGCTGGATATTACGGCCCTGCTCTCCAGAGACTTTTTAAAGCTGGTCATGCTGGCCATTATTATAGCTACTCCCATAGCCTGGTTTGCCATGCACAAATGGCTGGAAGATTTTGCCTACCGCATCAACATCAGCTGGTGGTACTTTTTGGGTGCCGGCCTGCTGGCCCTCATCATAGCGCTGGCAACTGTGAGTGTGCAGGCTGTTAAAGCGGCCAGGGCCAATCCTGTAAAAAATTTAAGAACCGAATAA